AAAGCAGAGTTGATCAAAGCTAAAATGACAGGTAGTTCAATTGAAGCAATTGCAAAGGCTACAGGTTCAACTGTACAACAAGCAGCTGGTATTACAATGGAAAATCCAGTTTTAGCAAATGTTGGTCAAGAACCAAAAGTTGTTGGAAATGCATTTGCTTTGTCAGCGAATAAATTGTCAGCTCCAATTGAAGGAAATACAGGAGTTTATGTAGTTAAAAATTTAAGTACAGTAAAAGCTCCAGCTTTAAAAGAACATGCTGCTTATGTTGCTAAATTAAAAGCACAAAGCGCATCTGATGCAGGAAGAGTTGTTCCAGCATTGAAAGATAAAGCTAAGATTGAAGATAACAGAAGATTGTTCAACTACTAATCGTAGTTTACAGTTTAAAATAGAAAAACCCGATACATTGTATCGGGTTTTTCATTTTGTAAAAGTATTGAAAGCAGTAAACATTTTAGACTTACAATATCATTTCGGAATATGGGATAATGGTTTCGTATCCTTTTGAATTGAAATAAGCTTTAGGATTGTCATTCGAAATAACTAAAACAAAATCCCCACCCCAAGCACCAAGGCTTTTTACGATTCCTTTAAAATCTGGAAATAAAGCTTCTTTAACGGTTTTCATTTCTAAAATAGTACTCAAAGCAATTTCATGTTTTTCAATTGCTGCTGCAAATGAATTTAGGTTTTTAGCTTCAATAACAGCTTGTGTTATGGCATCATTTGTTTGGATATTCTTTTCCAAATGATTGTTTTTGTTATTGTAATAAGAAGCAATAGCGACCTTACTACTTTGCTTTTTGTTTAAATAAACAAAGTATAAATGTTCTGTAAACTCCGGATTGAAAGTTACTTTTTCGACCATAGCTTTTCCTTGTTCTAAGGAAAATAAAATTGGACTGTTATTTTGTGCGCAAGCAATATCATAACCACTCCCTCCAAAACTGTTTTGAAGCAATGTAAAAGCATCAATTTGCAACCACTGAGCAATGTTGTTAATCAGGGTAGAAGAGGTTCCTAATCCCCAGTTTTTAGGGAAACTAAGTTCGGTAGTAATCGTATATCCTTCACCGTCGTTTATAAAATTTGGATTTAATTTATAAGCTTCGTGCAGAATTGTAATTAATGTTGTTTTGACCGTTTCAATTTTAGATTCAATAGGATTTGAAATCTCCGAAAATGTAACGATTTCTTCAAACCATACACTGCCGTCAAAATCGTA
Above is a window of Flavobacterium sp. 123 DNA encoding:
- a CDS encoding GYDIA family GHMP kinase, with the protein product MKTEFYSNGKLLITGEYLVLDGAKAFALPTKFGQNLVVQKGTTQEIHWKSYDFDGSVWFEEIVTFSEISNPIESKIETVKTTLITILHEAYKLNPNFINDGEGYTITTELSFPKNWGLGTSSTLINNIAQWLQIDAFTLLQNSFGGSGYDIACAQNNSPILFSLEQGKAMVEKVTFNPEFTEHLYFVYLNKKQSSKVAIASYYNNKNNHLEKNIQTNDAITQAVIEAKNLNSFAAAIEKHEIALSTILEMKTVKEALFPDFKGIVKSLGAWGGDFVLVISNDNPKAYFNSKGYETIIPYSEMIL